From one Candidatus Aegiribacteria sp. genomic stretch:
- a CDS encoding phosphatase PAP2 family protein, whose product MLKKHNSSSGAVLLFFLLLIMVSNTAGDDFLRFMGRDLRDLFSSGPLITFASGGAIATGTYFLEDSKGYEGFMGDGFLKDCSKGCDVALGLPLLAGTSVLWAVSAAFGSENTEETGQMLTEGLLITYGITGILKLGAGRVRPDGSNSRSFPSGHSAGTACSAFIIWDRYGPEAGIPAAVVAGFTALSRITLGKHYPSDVIAGAAIGIAAGLAVTKAHSEYPPDDPGLQPVVMVRWSTSNGFGVYF is encoded by the coding sequence ATGCTGAAAAAGCATAACTCTTCCTCAGGAGCGGTTCTTTTGTTCTTTCTGCTGCTTATTATGGTTTCGAACACCGCAGGTGATGATTTCCTCCGCTTTATGGGCAGAGATTTACGTGATCTGTTTTCCTCAGGTCCTCTTATCACCTTTGCGTCCGGAGGAGCAATCGCCACGGGTACATACTTTCTTGAAGACAGTAAAGGCTATGAAGGATTCATGGGAGACGGCTTTCTCAAGGATTGCTCGAAAGGCTGCGATGTGGCTCTGGGTCTCCCTCTTCTCGCCGGAACATCTGTACTATGGGCTGTATCAGCTGCCTTCGGTTCCGAAAATACCGAGGAAACAGGTCAGATGCTTACAGAGGGTCTGCTAATCACCTATGGCATTACCGGCATACTGAAGCTTGGCGCCGGTCGAGTTCGCCCTGACGGCAGTAATTCCAGAAGCTTCCCTTCCGGACACTCAGCCGGAACAGCCTGTTCTGCCTTCATCATCTGGGACAGGTACGGACCGGAAGCCGGAATTCCAGCAGCTGTAGTCGCTGGATTCACCGCTCTGTCAAGGATTACACTTGGAAAACATTATCCTTCCGATGTTATTGCCGGGGCAGCTATTGGTATTGCTGCTGGACTTGCTGTAACCAAGGCTCATAGCGAGTATCCTCCGGATGATCCGGGGCTGCAGCCTGTGGTCATGGTTCGCTGGAGTACTTCAAACGGTTTTGGAGTATATTTCTGA
- a CDS encoding PAS domain S-box protein codes for MNSMYSSLSKPRNINAAYKVAVSIIFGMIGFALNFNTINFAFPPYTATVLIGLLFPMLVTQAWGWKYGLLSAITGGCQSMWWLWGPSNGYAIFAIVPPFTLWIVWHGIFAGIREKTGNRKWWLNKYFVEIPFRILSSVNLLTLTRWVVSMNPPPWGWASASPATVPIEFSRFVVIKQAVVGYIILLLADVLLHFGQPRKFFGLKEDTDNSKSVYAISIALLLGVLFWIADSIVGSIAFHSGNSFLDSLAMNIPPHDLYIRMFFILACLAGGLLASKHISRQRKSDCALRESERKYRNLLENQSEAVFRISLSDGKFDYISPVVSEVFGYSMNEILDTPLFIMKIVHPDFRASMERHWHDIMNGELIPSFEYKVINADGHEVWILQSNSAVYDDKGQMSVLEGICRDITEQKRTEEERELLLKRIHEQALQMQQTIDTVPEGMILLNEDYEVILANPVAAEFLSLLSDSAVGDILDKIGNHSMNELLISPLTESWHEIRYENRYFEIIARQMKKEPGPQGWVMVVREVTQERDRQKQIQQQEHLAAVGQLAAGIAHDFNNIMAVISLSTEMGLLSSDAHSDIRENLETISGQADRAAQLIQQLLDFGRRAVLERLPMDLLPFFKEQKKLLERTLPENIKLKLNYGADRYWINADPTRLQQIVLNLAVNARDAMPDGGELNFKMMLQKETDSIGCPKCKETTAGEWVRITVNDTGSGIPSDVLGHIFEPFFTTKPTGKGTGLGLAQVFGIIKQHEGHIEVASTEGEGTSFILRLPLLKKHYTEKSNRNKQSDITRGHDEVILVVEDDRIVRKVLVSSLKMMGYRVVKAENGHEAQIRLEEHPEIELILSDFVMPEMGGRALFNQLKEQGSNIPIVMMSGHPMENELEDLRSEGLAGWILKPPTIEKLSLLLADVMRENKHG; via the coding sequence TTGAACAGCATGTATTCCAGCCTGAGTAAACCCAGGAATATCAATGCTGCGTATAAGGTCGCAGTATCGATCATTTTCGGAATGATCGGATTCGCGCTTAATTTCAATACAATCAATTTCGCTTTCCCGCCGTATACAGCGACTGTGCTGATAGGTTTACTGTTCCCTATGCTTGTAACGCAGGCATGGGGGTGGAAATACGGACTGCTGTCAGCTATAACCGGCGGATGTCAGTCAATGTGGTGGCTTTGGGGACCAAGCAACGGGTATGCCATATTTGCAATCGTTCCTCCATTTACCTTATGGATTGTCTGGCATGGAATATTCGCCGGCATTCGCGAAAAAACAGGGAACCGAAAATGGTGGCTGAACAAGTATTTTGTAGAGATCCCTTTCAGAATATTGTCCTCAGTCAATCTTCTAACACTTACCAGGTGGGTTGTATCAATGAATCCGCCACCCTGGGGCTGGGCTTCAGCCTCACCCGCTACAGTCCCAATTGAATTTTCGAGATTCGTAGTCATAAAGCAGGCTGTTGTTGGCTATATCATCCTTCTCCTGGCAGATGTACTGCTGCATTTTGGACAACCAAGAAAATTCTTCGGACTCAAAGAAGATACCGATAACTCAAAATCTGTTTATGCTATCAGCATAGCTCTGTTGCTTGGAGTCCTTTTCTGGATTGCTGACAGCATTGTGGGGTCAATCGCATTTCATTCAGGTAATTCCTTTCTTGATTCTCTGGCAATGAATATTCCCCCGCATGACCTGTATATACGTATGTTTTTCATACTCGCCTGTCTGGCGGGAGGACTCCTGGCATCAAAACATATATCCAGGCAGAGGAAAAGCGATTGCGCCCTGCGTGAAAGTGAACGCAAGTATAGAAATTTACTTGAGAATCAGAGCGAAGCTGTTTTTCGCATATCTCTGTCTGACGGGAAGTTCGATTACATATCTCCGGTAGTTTCGGAAGTTTTCGGATATTCAATGAACGAAATCCTCGATACACCTCTTTTCATAATGAAAATAGTACATCCCGACTTCAGAGCATCAATGGAGCGTCATTGGCATGACATTATGAATGGTGAATTGATTCCGTCCTTTGAATACAAGGTTATCAATGCCGATGGACACGAGGTGTGGATACTTCAGTCAAACAGCGCTGTTTACGATGATAAGGGGCAGATGAGCGTTCTTGAAGGGATCTGCAGAGATATAACCGAACAAAAACGTACTGAAGAGGAACGGGAACTTCTACTCAAACGGATACACGAGCAGGCTCTTCAGATGCAGCAGACAATCGACACGGTTCCAGAGGGAATGATACTGCTCAATGAGGATTATGAAGTGATTCTTGCCAATCCCGTTGCCGCGGAATTCCTGAGTCTGCTGTCGGATTCAGCGGTTGGCGATATACTTGATAAGATCGGGAACCATTCTATGAATGAACTTCTTATTTCACCTCTCACTGAATCATGGCATGAAATCAGATATGAGAACAGATATTTCGAGATCATTGCACGACAGATGAAAAAGGAACCCGGTCCTCAGGGCTGGGTGATGGTGGTCAGAGAAGTAACTCAGGAAAGGGATAGACAAAAACAGATCCAGCAGCAGGAACACCTTGCTGCTGTTGGTCAGCTGGCTGCAGGTATAGCGCATGACTTCAATAATATAATGGCAGTTATCTCTCTCAGCACAGAAATGGGACTGCTTTCATCTGACGCTCATTCCGATATAAGAGAGAATCTGGAAACGATTTCCGGTCAGGCTGACAGAGCGGCACAATTGATCCAGCAGCTTCTGGATTTCGGCAGACGAGCCGTTCTGGAACGCCTGCCGATGGATCTTCTGCCCTTTTTCAAGGAACAGAAAAAACTTCTTGAGCGAACACTGCCGGAGAATATCAAACTGAAACTGAATTATGGAGCGGACAGATACTGGATAAACGCTGATCCGACAAGGTTACAGCAGATAGTCCTGAATCTGGCAGTCAACGCAAGAGATGCTATGCCGGATGGAGGAGAACTGAATTTTAAAATGATGCTTCAGAAGGAAACGGATAGCATCGGTTGTCCGAAGTGTAAAGAGACCACTGCCGGAGAATGGGTACGTATAACAGTGAACGATACAGGTTCCGGAATACCATCCGATGTACTTGGACATATTTTCGAACCATTCTTCACCACAAAACCGACGGGAAAGGGAACCGGACTTGGACTGGCACAGGTATTCGGAATAATCAAACAGCATGAGGGCCATATAGAAGTAGCATCGACAGAAGGGGAAGGAACCTCATTTATTCTTCGACTACCTCTCCTGAAGAAACATTATACGGAAAAATCGAATCGGAATAAGCAGTCCGATATCACCAGGGGTCATGACGAGGTTATACTGGTGGTGGAAGACGACAGGATCGTTCGTAAAGTTCTTGTCAGCTCACTGAAAATGATGGGTTATCGGGTTGTGAAAGCTGAAAACGGCCATGAAGCTCAGATAAGACTGGAAGAACACCCTGAGATAGAATTGATTCTGAGTGATTTCGTAATGCCGGAAATGGGTGGACGAGCATTATTCAATCAGCTGAAAGAACAAGGCTCGAATATTCCGATCGTGATGATGAGCGGTCATCCGATGGAGAACGAACTCGAAGACCTTCGCTCAGAAGGATTAGCCGGATGGATACTCAAACCCCCGACTATAGAGAAATTGTCCCTGTTACTGGCAGATGTAATGAGAGAAAATAAGCATGGTTAA
- a CDS encoding DegT/DnrJ/EryC1/StrS family aminotransferase codes for MAVPLLDISRQHIPIVKDLRKVFDKALETSAFIKGSELVSLEEEFSEYCETEIAVGCASGTDALILALMAAGVKPGEYVITTPFTFFATAGAVVRAGGIPVFVDILPDTFNMDPDLLSDWLRSNCAVTNRGIVDKSNGTRIAAVMPVHLFGQMAEMDRIMIICDDWRIPVVEDAAQAVGAKWDGKKAGSFGSAGCFSFFPSKNLGALGDGGMVTTSDHETAERIVRLREHGGQGYIHREVGFNSRLDALQAGFLRVKLSHLEEWHKGRRKNANFYRSAFKGVKQIKTPVIRKKAWSIYNQYTLRAENRDELLAWLRERKIGCAVYYPLPLHLQECFECLGYKEGDFPVSENASKEVISLPVFGELTETELNEVVDSIKEFYAEKA; via the coding sequence ATGGCAGTTCCCCTGTTGGACATAAGCAGACAACACATACCTATAGTTAAAGATCTCCGTAAGGTCTTCGATAAAGCGCTGGAAACTTCAGCATTTATTAAAGGTTCTGAACTGGTATCCCTGGAAGAAGAGTTTTCAGAATACTGCGAAACGGAAATCGCTGTTGGGTGCGCTTCCGGTACTGACGCACTTATTCTCGCTCTTATGGCTGCAGGCGTTAAGCCTGGAGAATATGTAATAACAACTCCCTTCACTTTCTTCGCAACCGCAGGAGCTGTTGTACGTGCTGGCGGCATTCCGGTGTTTGTTGACATTCTGCCCGATACCTTCAACATGGATCCCGATCTCCTGTCTGACTGGCTTAGAAGTAATTGCGCTGTTACGAACAGAGGAATCGTTGATAAGAGCAACGGTACGCGAATTGCAGCGGTGATGCCTGTACATCTGTTCGGTCAGATGGCTGAAATGGACAGAATTATGATTATCTGCGATGACTGGCGGATTCCCGTTGTCGAGGATGCCGCGCAGGCAGTCGGCGCAAAATGGGATGGAAAGAAGGCTGGCTCTTTTGGTTCAGCGGGCTGCTTCAGCTTCTTCCCCTCAAAAAATCTCGGCGCTCTCGGAGACGGAGGGATGGTAACAACCAGTGACCATGAAACCGCGGAGAGAATTGTCAGACTTAGAGAACATGGAGGGCAGGGATACATTCACAGGGAAGTAGGCTTTAATTCCCGGCTGGATGCTCTGCAGGCGGGATTCCTCAGGGTAAAACTGTCCCATCTTGAAGAATGGCATAAAGGACGCAGAAAAAACGCGAATTTCTACAGGAGTGCTTTTAAGGGCGTGAAGCAGATAAAGACTCCCGTTATACGGAAGAAAGCATGGTCAATATACAATCAATACACCCTGAGAGCTGAAAACCGTGATGAGCTTCTTGCCTGGCTTCGTGAACGTAAAATAGGTTGTGCTGTCTATTATCCGCTTCCTCTTCACCTTCAGGAATGTTTTGAATGTCTGGGGTACAAAGAGGGAGATTTTCCTGTTTCGGAGAATGCATCCAAAGAGGTTATTTCCCTTCCCGTCTTCGGCGAACTGACCGAGACAGAACTGAATGAAGTGGTCGATTCCATAAAGGAGTTCTATGCTGAAAAAGCATAA
- the serS gene encoding serine--tRNA ligase, with the protein MLDRGLLRNEPDRVREASLNKGEPCPIDRWLLLDEERRDLLGRTESLRRRRNELSQEVSSLKKSGSQADTKIAESKKVGDSIGQIDKELSAVNREMAEVELQFANIPDPDVPVGKDESFNKIIRTSGARPSFDFKPKPHWEILGSLFDQESSGDIAGANFILLRGWAACLQRKLINWMMDFHSEAGMEEIWTPFLANRESMTTSGQIPKLEYDMYHIEKDDLFLIPTGEVPLTNIYRNTTMNESVLPVSIVGYTPCFRREAGSYGKDTRGLNRVHQFEKVEMVRFEHPDRSEEALEEMVSHVEKMLSLLELPYRISVLSTGDLSFAAAKCYDIEVWSAGQEKWLEVSSISNFRDFQSRRGKIRFKPLDGGKPQFVHTLNGSGLALPRIIAALIENNQTENGKVRFPSVIAVDPVV; encoded by the coding sequence ATGCTTGACAGGGGATTACTGAGAAACGAACCGGACAGGGTCCGGGAAGCCTCCTTGAACAAGGGAGAACCCTGCCCTATTGACAGGTGGCTTCTGCTCGATGAGGAACGAAGAGACCTGCTGGGCAGAACTGAAAGTCTGAGAAGACGGAGAAACGAACTTTCACAGGAAGTTTCCTCTTTAAAGAAGAGCGGTTCACAGGCTGATACTAAGATCGCTGAAAGCAAAAAAGTGGGTGACAGTATCGGACAGATCGATAAAGAACTGTCAGCAGTTAACAGAGAGATGGCAGAGGTTGAGCTCCAATTTGCAAATATTCCAGATCCCGATGTTCCCGTAGGTAAAGATGAATCCTTCAACAAAATTATCAGAACTTCCGGGGCAAGACCATCATTTGATTTCAAGCCTAAGCCTCATTGGGAAATCCTCGGCAGCCTCTTTGATCAGGAATCCTCCGGGGATATAGCCGGAGCAAATTTCATCCTTCTGCGAGGATGGGCAGCATGTTTACAGAGAAAGCTCATCAACTGGATGATGGATTTTCATTCTGAGGCGGGAATGGAAGAAATCTGGACTCCCTTTCTGGCAAACAGGGAAAGCATGACAACATCCGGACAGATCCCGAAGCTTGAATATGATATGTACCATATTGAAAAAGACGATCTTTTCCTGATTCCCACAGGAGAAGTTCCGCTCACCAATATCTATCGAAACACTACTATGAATGAAAGTGTGCTTCCGGTTTCGATAGTCGGTTACACTCCCTGTTTCCGAAGGGAAGCCGGAAGCTACGGGAAAGATACCAGAGGTTTAAACAGGGTTCACCAGTTCGAAAAGGTGGAAATGGTGCGCTTCGAACATCCTGACCGGTCTGAAGAAGCTCTGGAAGAAATGGTTTCTCATGTCGAGAAGATGCTCAGTCTTCTTGAACTCCCTTATAGAATCTCTGTTCTTTCGACTGGAGACCTCAGCTTCGCGGCGGCGAAATGCTACGATATCGAAGTATGGTCTGCGGGACAGGAAAAGTGGCTGGAAGTTTCCTCCATCTCAAATTTCAGGGATTTCCAGTCCAGACGGGGAAAGATCAGATTCAAACCCCTGGATGGCGGTAAACCTCAATTCGTCCACACGCTGAACGGTTCGGGACTGGCTCTCCCCAGAATCATCGCCGCACTGATAGAGAACAATCAGACGGAGAATGGCAAGGTCAGATTTCCTTCTGTCATTGCTGTAGATCCTGTTGTTTAA
- a CDS encoding diacylglycerol kinase family protein has protein sequence MKKRFRSFKFAFRGINTLLRTQMNARIHVFALISVLILGFIVGLDLLEWALISIAVAMVLSAEAMNSALEFLADHTAPEWHDNVQKAKDLAAGAVLLAAAGALAVGLLVFIPHF, from the coding sequence ATGAAGAAGAGATTCAGGAGTTTCAAATTCGCTTTCAGAGGCATCAACACGCTGCTTAGAACGCAGATGAATGCGAGGATTCATGTCTTCGCTCTCATAAGTGTCCTTATCCTCGGATTTATTGTCGGACTGGATTTGCTTGAATGGGCACTTATTTCTATTGCCGTTGCGATGGTGCTTTCCGCAGAGGCAATGAACAGCGCCCTGGAATTTCTGGCGGATCATACAGCACCTGAATGGCATGATAATGTTCAGAAAGCCAAGGACCTTGCTGCCGGAGCGGTTCTTCTTGCAGCAGCGGGCGCTCTGGCTGTGGGATTGCTGGTTTTCATTCCACATTTCTGA